Within the Thermostichus lividus PCC 6715 genome, the region TGAATGTGGCGTGTGGTTGACTTGAGTAGCATAGGGTAGAAGCTGAGTGCAGTAGCGGCAATACCTCTCACTATACCAAGAACTGCTTGAACGCTTCTTTAGAAAATTTGATGGTTCTCCCAAAAAGGAGTAATATTAAGCGCTCTAGCGGCGACGGAGTTGCAACTGCTCATAGACTTGGTGCAGGGGAACCTTATGGTGAGCTAAGGCCACAAGCAGGTGATAAAACAAATCAGCCGCTTCAGCGGCGATCGCCTCGGGGTCATCCTCTTTGCAGGCCATAACCACCTCAACGGTTTCTTCCCCCAGTTTTTTGAGGATTTTATTATCTCCTGCGGCAAACAAGCTACAGGTGTAGGAGTCTGGCTGGGGGCGATCGCGCCGCTGACAAATGACATCGTACAATTGGGACAGCGTATCAGCAGGGGGTGGCTCAATCTGTTCGCCCAAGGCACCGTGACGGTGAAAGCAACTGCGCTCACCAGTGTGGCAGGCAATGCGCCCAACTTGCTGCACACTCAGGAGTAGAGCATCACTATCGCAGTCATAGCGAATACTTTTGAGCCACTGCACATGACCGGAGGTTTCTCCCTTTGGCCAGAGTTCCTGACGCGAGCGGCTCCAAAACCATGTCCGCCCAGTTTCTAGGGTTTTTTGCAACGATTCACGATTCATCCATGCCATCATGAGCACTGTGCCGTCTAAATAGTCTTGGACAATTGCTGGCACCAACCCCCGCTCATCGTACGCAATCTGATCAAGGGGGAGACTAAAGGCAGGAGCACTCATGGAGGATTCATAGCAGTCACAGGATGACCCGGAGATCACGCCTACCACAAGCATCCTGTATTGCTGCTTCCTTCCGGACCTGACAAGGTTTAGGCGTTGCGATCGCATGATTCCGAGCCATTGACTATGTTACCACAGCGCGCTAGCCTTAACCGACTCCCCGCTGCACTGCGGTAATGGCGTCCACAAGGGGCGATCGCAACGCGGCAATGTACTCAGGCCAACCAATCAGAATCGGCTGCTGGTGGGCAAGGGTTTGTCCCTGCAAGGCATCGGCATCAAAGCGGAGGGGGTTGCCGGCCAAATCGGTACACACCAGCCCTGCGGCGGTAGCCAAGGCCAACGGAGCCGTTGTATCCCAGAGTTTCACCCGCTGATTCAGGTACAGGTACAGTCCTGCCCGCCCTAAAATGACTTCAATGACCTTAAGACCAAAACTGCCCAAAAACTGAAACTGAACTTCGGGGAGCAAGCCATGAATGGCGTCACCGTAGGTGCGGTAGTCGCGATAACCAATCATCACTGGGCAATAGCTCTGGGTAGGGGGGGGTGGACAAATTGGCAAGAGGGGCACCGGCGGTCCACCGCTGCTCATTTGTAACAGTCCCCAATCTTTGCCACCGTAGTAAAGGTGATCTTGATTGGGGGCATAGATCCAGCCTGCCACGGGTGTGTAGTGCTCCAATAGCCCCACCATCAGGGAGTAGCCATGGCGATGGTGAATCAGATCGTCGGTGCCATCTAGGGGGTCGATGAGCCAATAGCGCGCCTTGCGTTCCTGAAAGACCGCTTGGGAGTCAGCATTTTCTTCGCTAATGATGCCATCCTCTGGAAACCATGTGCGGAATTTTTGGCTGAGGAGGCGATCTAAAAACCGATCAATGCTGGTGGCAAAATCCTGTCGCCCTTTTTCAATGACATCAAAGGGCTGCTGAGCGAGTTGGCGTGCCCGCTGTCCCGCTTGCCGCAGCAGTTGGTTAATTTGCCAAATTTGACTGGGGGTTACCGGAGGTGTTGAGGTCATAGTTCAGTTTCAGTGTCCCCCTCAGTATGCCGTAGGTTTCCCTGAGGTCGGGTGACTATCGCTGTTGCAGCAGTGCCACTGCGTAGGCAGCAATACCTTCCTCTCGACCCACAGGGCCAAGTTTTTCGTTGGTTGTTGCTTTAATACTAATCTGATCGCCCGTAATGCCGAGGGTTGCTGCAAGGCGATCGCGCATTTGTGCTAGGTAGGGTTTAAGTTTGGGCCGCTCTGCCACCACCACGGCATCAATGTTGCCCACCTGCCAACCACGGCTGTAGATGAGCTCGGCCACGTTCTTGAGCAGCACTTGGCTATCTGCTCCGGCCCACTGGGGATCGCTGGGGGGAAAATAATGCCCAATATCACCAAGGCTTAGGGCACCTAGTAGCGCGTCCATAATGGCGTGGGTCAGCACATCGGCATCGCTGTGCCCCAATAGGCCAAGGGGATGCTCCAGTTCTACGCCTCCCAAAATGAGGGGTCGTCCTGTCACGAGCTGGTGAATATCGTAGCCGTTACCAATGCGAATATTCATACTGCAAACATCTCAAAAGAGCGATCGCCCAGCGTGCTAAAACTGAACTATCGCCCTTTATTGTTGCAGA harbors:
- the hisIE gene encoding bifunctional phosphoribosyl-AMP cyclohydrolase/phosphoribosyl-ATP diphosphatase HisIE, giving the protein MSAPAFSLPLDQIAYDERGLVPAIVQDYLDGTVLMMAWMNRESLQKTLETGRTWFWSRSRQELWPKGETSGHVQWLKSIRYDCDSDALLLSVQQVGRIACHTGERSCFHRHGALGEQIEPPPADTLSQLYDVICQRRDRPQPDSYTCSLFAAGDNKILKKLGEETVEVVMACKEDDPEAIAAEAADLFYHLLVALAHHKVPLHQVYEQLQLRRR
- a CDS encoding 3'(2'),5'-bisphosphate nucleotidase CysQ family protein, producing MTSTPPVTPSQIWQINQLLRQAGQRARQLAQQPFDVIEKGRQDFATSIDRFLDRLLSQKFRTWFPEDGIISEENADSQAVFQERKARYWLIDPLDGTDDLIHHRHGYSLMVGLLEHYTPVAGWIYAPNQDHLYYGGKDWGLLQMSSGGPPVPLLPICPPPPTQSYCPVMIGYRDYRTYGDAIHGLLPEVQFQFLGSFGLKVIEVILGRAGLYLYLNQRVKLWDTTAPLALATAAGLVCTDLAGNPLRFDADALQGQTLAHQQPILIGWPEYIAALRSPLVDAITAVQRGVG
- the ispF gene encoding 2-C-methyl-D-erythritol 2,4-cyclodiphosphate synthase produces the protein MNIRIGNGYDIHQLVTGRPLILGGVELEHPLGLLGHSDADVLTHAIMDALLGALSLGDIGHYFPPSDPQWAGADSQVLLKNVAELIYSRGWQVGNIDAVVVAERPKLKPYLAQMRDRLAATLGITGDQISIKATTNEKLGPVGREEGIAAYAVALLQQR